From Salinibacterium sp. ZJ450, one genomic window encodes:
- a CDS encoding Dabb family protein: protein MAIRQLFLWSVKDGHDAERVLEQMSHLNRQIPRLIDWSIGKHIGVQENATIGKFDYGMTIDVESYDDLNSYLNDPDQVALVDEIYESLRDSAWVDLSIG, encoded by the coding sequence ATGGCTATCCGTCAACTATTCCTCTGGAGCGTCAAAGACGGCCACGATGCTGAGCGTGTGCTGGAGCAAATGTCGCACCTCAATCGGCAGATTCCCCGACTGATCGACTGGTCCATCGGAAAGCATATTGGTGTTCAGGAGAACGCCACGATTGGCAAGTTCGACTACGGCATGACGATCGACGTGGAAAGTTATGACGACCTCAACAGTTATCTGAACGACCCCGATCAGGTGGCCCTGGTGGACGAGATTTACGAGTCGCTCAGGGATTCAGCGTGGGTCGACCTCTCGATTGGTTGA
- a CDS encoding SDR family NAD(P)-dependent oxidoreductase translates to MNVKSRVGNEIALITGGASGIGQACASVLGRRGAKVCLLDIHEDGLAATAAVLSDQGIDVLTVTADVTDQAAVEGAVAKLVNLWGGLDTVVTSAGIEHVGIVEDTPLTDFRRVLDIALVGTFIAAKVSLPHLRVSRGSFTAVGSTTSLTGANGWSAYSAAKHGVVGLVKSMALDHARDGIRINAVLPGFIQTPMSARLLEGLSEQELAATDAAIPIGRRAEPVEVAHAVAYLSSPEASYVTGSLFAVDGGMLAGAYEPTD, encoded by the coding sequence ATGAACGTGAAATCGCGTGTTGGCAATGAAATCGCGCTTATCACAGGCGGTGCCTCGGGCATCGGCCAGGCATGCGCTTCGGTGCTCGGACGCCGTGGCGCCAAGGTTTGCTTGTTGGACATCCACGAAGACGGGCTGGCTGCAACCGCAGCCGTCCTTTCCGATCAGGGAATCGATGTCCTGACGGTTACGGCGGACGTGACCGACCAGGCCGCGGTGGAGGGGGCCGTCGCAAAGCTTGTCAACCTATGGGGGGGCTTGGACACGGTCGTCACCTCCGCCGGAATCGAGCACGTTGGTATCGTCGAGGACACCCCGCTGACGGATTTCCGGCGGGTCCTCGATATTGCGCTGGTCGGCACCTTCATCGCGGCGAAAGTAAGCCTTCCCCACTTGCGGGTATCCCGGGGGAGTTTCACTGCCGTCGGTTCTACCACCTCCCTCACAGGCGCAAATGGGTGGTCCGCCTACAGCGCGGCGAAGCACGGAGTGGTCGGCCTGGTGAAGTCAATGGCGTTGGACCACGCGCGCGATGGCATCCGCATCAATGCTGTGCTACCGGGCTTCATCCAAACACCGATGTCCGCGCGCCTTCTCGAGGGTTTGTCAGAGCAAGAGCTCGCCGCCACCGACGCCGCTATTCCTATCGGGCGTCGTGCGGAACCTGTGGAAGTCGCGCACGCTGTCGCTTACCTCTCCTCTCCCGAGGCAAGCTACGTAACTGGTTCCCTATTCGCCGTCGACGGCGGAATGCTAGCCGGCGCGTACGAACCGACGGACTGA
- a CDS encoding NAD(P)-dependent oxidoreductase, producing MTESKHLPQETAMTESKRVSVIGLGLMGSAIARSLIRSGYEVTVWNRTHSKSESVAGDGATATRDLAEAISASPVSFWCLLDCQMVTELMDEPAVRSALAGKTVVNSVTGGPDDVARVAESAAKGNASFIDAKINFFPAQAGDEDAEMLSSGDNAAFLANEKLLRNIAGDCRFLSNEVTAASVLCAAVWTVDFAERCAYMEAAALVTAYGLSLEDFRLSASLRTAQFEKQNQALSDRFARGDFDGDQATVDIYADGVNPMLGAYRKVGLDAHMLEATGRYSKEAQRAGFGLKDISVIYHLLTREEGQ from the coding sequence ATGACCGAATCAAAACACCTGCCGCAGGAAACAGCTATGACCGAGTCAAAGCGCGTGTCTGTGATAGGCCTTGGTCTAATGGGGAGTGCGATCGCTCGCAGCTTGATCCGCTCGGGTTATGAGGTGACCGTTTGGAATCGCACCCACAGCAAGTCCGAAAGCGTCGCCGGGGATGGTGCTACAGCAACCCGCGACCTGGCGGAGGCTATTTCTGCCAGTCCGGTCTCGTTCTGGTGCCTCCTGGACTGCCAGATGGTGACAGAACTGATGGATGAGCCCGCTGTCCGTAGCGCGCTCGCTGGCAAGACGGTAGTCAACAGCGTTACCGGGGGGCCCGACGATGTGGCGCGCGTTGCGGAGTCCGCCGCGAAAGGCAACGCCTCATTCATCGACGCGAAGATCAACTTCTTCCCCGCGCAGGCCGGTGACGAAGACGCAGAAATGTTGTCCTCCGGCGACAACGCAGCCTTCCTGGCAAACGAGAAACTGCTGCGAAACATCGCCGGCGACTGTCGCTTCCTGAGCAACGAGGTGACGGCTGCATCCGTGCTCTGCGCGGCGGTGTGGACTGTTGACTTTGCGGAACGCTGCGCTTACATGGAAGCCGCGGCGTTAGTCACTGCCTACGGCTTGTCCCTCGAAGACTTCAGGCTCTCCGCCTCGCTTCGAACGGCTCAATTCGAGAAGCAGAACCAGGCGCTCAGTGATCGATTCGCGAGAGGCGACTTCGACGGCGATCAGGCGACTGTCGACATTTATGCCGACGGAGTCAACCCGATGCTCGGCGCTTACCGGAAAGTAGGGCTGGACGCGCACATGCTTGAAGCTACCGGCAGGTACTCGAAAGAAGCTCAGCGCGCTGGATTCGGGCTCAAAGACATTTCAGTCATCTACCACCTACTCACGCGTGAAGAGGGTCAGTAG